A stretch of the Desulforamulus ferrireducens genome encodes the following:
- the gltB gene encoding glutamate synthase large subunit: MTTMSTLSYGLPPKQGLYDPSFEHDACGIGLVANISGEKSHDILQKALTMLVNLDHRGGQGAETNTGDGAGILLQLPHSFLVKECARLNINLPPAGCYGVGMLFLPQDPEKRHACQQKIEQIIAEEGQSLLGWRKVPVNDTGLGKTAALTQPAIFQVFIGAQPHLEGLDFERKLYVIRKLAEKERGSLPLQEEDNFYFASLSARTIVYKGMLTPEQLPQYYLDLQDPAIETALALVHSRFSTNTFPSWERAHPNRYIIHNGEFNTLRGNVNWMHARQALCSSQLFGEDMEKILPVIDQQGSDSGMFDNCLEFLYLSGRSLPHAVMMMIPEPWEHHENMSDLKKAFYEYHSCLMEPWDGPAAIAFTDGTIIGASLDRNGLRPSRYYITKDNLIILASEVGVLDIDPANIAYKKRLQPGRMLLVDTKEGRIISDEELKDSIAAQHPYRQWLNEYLLDLQELPAHPVEDDWQPNQLLQQQQAFGYTHEDLTKMLAPMAQDGKDPVGAMGHDASLAVLSEKPQLLYNYFKQLFAQVTNPPIDAIREEIITATNVTIGSEKNLIQPEPDSCRRIKLKTPFLNNEELSRLKSIQQPGFKAVTLPILYQVKQGFQGFQEALEKLLQTADQAIAEGANLLILSDRGVNADRAALPALLAVSGLHHHLIRKGTRTKVSLILESGEPREVHHFAVLLGYGVSAINPYLALATLQNLIDQGYLKDISYDQAVKNYLKAAVKGVVKVMSKMGISTLQSYCGAQIFEALGIHPSVIEQYFTWTPSRIGGLDLAAIAEEATLRHQRAYPQRGGWDNTLDTGSTHQWRYNGEEHLYNPQSIHLLQQACWQNDYSLFKKYSALMNEAGKSCTIRGLFTFKSNRQPVPLDEVESVESICRRFKTGAMSYGSISKEAHECLAIAMNRLGGKSNTGEGGEDPSRFIPDANGDSRRSAIKQVASGRFGVTSHYLVNADEIQIKIAQGAKPGEGGQLPGKKVYPWIAKVRGTTAGVGLISPPPHHDIYSIEDLAELIHDLKNANPRAKINVKLVSEVGVGTIAAGVAKGRADGVLISGYDGGTGASPRTSIKHAGLPWELGLAETHQTLLLNNLRDRIVVETDGKLLTGRDVVIAALLGAEEYGFATAPLVALGCVMMRICNLDTCPVGVATQNPELRKNFKGKPEYVVNLMRFIAQEMREIMAQLGFRTVNEMVGQTDALDVQPAVNHWKRKGLDLSALLFKPALEENATRYQRIAQDHRLEHSLDSQVLLKLCQPALESGQPVVAHLPIRNTNRVVGTMLGSEVTRRYGAAGLPEDTIQLTFEGSAGQSFAAFVPKGLTLKLVGDANDYLGKGLSGGKVIVTPPAKATYVPEENIIVGNVAFYGATGGEAYIRGIAGERFCVRNSGVQAVVEGVGDHGCEYMTGGRVVVLGGTGRNFAAGMSGGIAYVLDTEGTFSNRCNKEMVLLEKLENTQEIKVVRSLIERHAKYTQSTVAQWVLNNWEKLLPKFVRVIPTEYKRITESIENQEPAISRVSGY, translated from the coding sequence ATGACTACGATGTCTACCCTGAGCTATGGTTTACCCCCCAAACAAGGGCTGTACGACCCAAGCTTTGAACATGATGCCTGTGGTATTGGTTTGGTGGCCAATATCTCAGGAGAAAAATCCCACGATATTCTGCAAAAAGCCTTAACTATGTTGGTAAATTTGGATCACCGGGGTGGTCAGGGGGCAGAAACTAATACAGGTGACGGAGCCGGTATTCTGCTGCAGTTACCTCACAGCTTCCTGGTCAAAGAATGTGCAAGGTTAAATATCAACCTGCCACCCGCTGGATGTTATGGTGTAGGTATGTTATTTTTACCCCAGGATCCTGAGAAACGCCATGCCTGCCAACAAAAAATAGAGCAAATCATTGCAGAAGAAGGTCAAAGCTTGTTAGGGTGGCGGAAGGTACCTGTTAATGATACCGGGCTGGGCAAAACAGCGGCCCTGACCCAACCGGCTATCTTCCAAGTTTTTATTGGCGCCCAGCCACACTTGGAAGGCCTGGACTTTGAACGCAAACTGTATGTCATTAGGAAACTGGCAGAGAAGGAAAGAGGAAGTTTACCACTGCAAGAGGAAGATAACTTCTACTTTGCCAGCCTATCTGCCAGAACCATTGTCTATAAAGGCATGCTCACACCGGAGCAATTACCTCAGTATTATTTAGATCTGCAAGATCCTGCTATAGAAACCGCTCTGGCGCTGGTGCATTCGCGCTTTAGTACCAACACCTTTCCCAGTTGGGAAAGGGCACACCCCAACCGCTATATCATTCACAATGGTGAATTTAATACTCTGCGGGGTAATGTGAACTGGATGCATGCCCGCCAAGCCCTTTGCAGTTCGCAGTTGTTCGGAGAAGACATGGAAAAAATACTGCCTGTGATAGATCAGCAGGGAAGTGATTCCGGTATGTTTGACAACTGCCTGGAATTTCTTTACCTGTCGGGCCGCTCACTGCCCCATGCAGTGATGATGATGATTCCCGAGCCCTGGGAGCATCATGAAAATATGAGTGATCTTAAGAAAGCCTTTTATGAGTATCACAGTTGTTTGATGGAACCCTGGGACGGTCCGGCGGCCATCGCCTTTACCGACGGCACCATCATTGGTGCTTCGTTGGATCGCAACGGACTTAGACCTTCCCGTTATTATATAACTAAAGATAACCTGATTATCCTGGCCTCGGAGGTTGGCGTCCTGGATATCGACCCGGCTAACATTGCCTATAAGAAACGCTTGCAGCCAGGCCGCATGTTGCTGGTGGATACCAAGGAAGGACGTATTATCAGTGATGAGGAATTAAAGGATAGCATTGCTGCACAACATCCTTACCGTCAATGGCTTAATGAATATCTCTTGGATCTCCAAGAACTGCCGGCTCATCCAGTGGAAGATGATTGGCAGCCCAACCAGCTGTTACAACAGCAGCAGGCCTTTGGCTATACCCATGAAGATTTAACCAAAATGCTGGCACCAATGGCCCAGGACGGTAAAGATCCCGTGGGCGCCATGGGCCATGATGCCTCCCTGGCTGTTTTATCTGAAAAACCACAGCTATTATATAACTACTTTAAGCAGCTCTTTGCCCAGGTGACCAATCCGCCCATTGATGCCATAAGAGAAGAAATTATCACTGCCACCAACGTCACCATTGGCTCGGAAAAGAACCTTATTCAACCGGAACCAGATAGCTGCCGCAGGATCAAATTAAAAACACCCTTCCTTAACAACGAAGAACTTAGCCGACTTAAGTCAATACAGCAGCCCGGCTTTAAAGCTGTTACACTACCCATACTTTATCAAGTAAAGCAGGGCTTCCAGGGCTTTCAAGAAGCTCTGGAGAAGCTTTTACAAACTGCCGACCAGGCCATCGCAGAGGGAGCGAATTTGCTGATCCTATCCGATCGGGGGGTTAACGCTGACAGGGCAGCCTTACCAGCTCTATTAGCCGTGTCAGGTTTGCACCATCATTTAATTCGCAAGGGTACTCGTACCAAGGTCAGTCTGATCTTGGAATCCGGCGAACCCCGGGAAGTCCATCATTTTGCGGTGTTATTGGGCTATGGCGTCAGTGCCATCAACCCCTACCTGGCCCTGGCTACACTGCAAAACTTAATTGACCAGGGTTATCTCAAGGACATTAGCTACGACCAGGCAGTCAAGAACTATCTCAAGGCAGCCGTCAAGGGTGTAGTAAAGGTCATGTCCAAGATGGGTATTTCTACCCTGCAAAGTTATTGCGGTGCCCAAATATTTGAGGCCCTGGGCATCCATCCCTCGGTTATTGAGCAGTACTTTACCTGGACTCCTTCCCGCATTGGCGGTCTTGACCTAGCCGCCATCGCGGAGGAAGCAACCCTGCGTCATCAGCGGGCTTATCCCCAGCGCGGCGGGTGGGATAACACCCTTGATACAGGCTCTACGCACCAATGGCGTTACAACGGCGAAGAGCATTTATATAATCCTCAGAGCATTCACTTGTTACAACAGGCTTGCTGGCAAAATGATTATTCCCTGTTTAAAAAATACTCTGCCCTGATGAACGAAGCAGGAAAAAGCTGTACCATTCGGGGGTTATTCACCTTTAAGTCCAACCGTCAGCCGGTACCCCTGGACGAGGTGGAATCTGTGGAGTCCATCTGCCGCCGTTTTAAAACCGGGGCCATGTCCTATGGTTCCATTAGTAAAGAGGCCCACGAATGCTTGGCCATTGCCATGAATCGCTTGGGTGGCAAAAGTAATACCGGCGAAGGAGGGGAGGATCCCTCTCGTTTTATACCCGATGCCAATGGTGATTCCCGCCGTAGTGCCATTAAGCAGGTGGCCTCAGGGCGGTTTGGCGTGACCAGTCACTATTTAGTCAATGCCGATGAGATTCAAATCAAGATAGCCCAGGGGGCAAAACCCGGTGAAGGTGGGCAACTACCCGGCAAAAAGGTATATCCCTGGATTGCCAAAGTGCGTGGCACCACTGCGGGAGTAGGACTCATCTCACCTCCACCGCACCATGATATTTATTCCATCGAAGATCTGGCTGAATTAATTCATGATTTAAAAAATGCTAATCCCAGAGCCAAAATTAACGTCAAACTGGTGTCAGAGGTTGGCGTAGGTACCATTGCTGCGGGAGTTGCCAAAGGCCGGGCCGATGGTGTGCTCATTAGCGGCTATGACGGAGGAACCGGTGCCTCGCCGCGAACCAGTATTAAACACGCCGGGTTACCCTGGGAGTTAGGTTTGGCGGAAACTCACCAGACACTGTTACTTAATAATTTACGGGACAGAATTGTTGTGGAAACCGATGGGAAGTTGCTCACCGGACGGGATGTGGTTATAGCCGCCCTGTTGGGTGCCGAGGAGTACGGTTTTGCCACAGCACCCCTGGTTGCCCTTGGCTGTGTCATGATGCGCATTTGTAATTTGGATACTTGTCCGGTGGGTGTAGCCACGCAAAATCCCGAACTGCGTAAAAATTTCAAGGGCAAGCCTGAATATGTAGTCAACCTAATGCGTTTTATCGCTCAGGAAATGCGGGAAATTATGGCCCAGTTAGGCTTCCGCACTGTCAATGAGATGGTGGGACAGACCGATGCGCTGGATGTACAGCCTGCGGTAAATCACTGGAAAAGAAAAGGTTTGGACCTATCGGCGTTATTATTCAAGCCTGCGCTAGAAGAAAATGCCACTCGCTACCAACGGATAGCACAGGATCACAGGCTGGAACATTCCTTAGACAGTCAGGTATTGCTTAAGCTCTGTCAACCGGCTCTGGAGAGCGGTCAACCGGTGGTAGCCCACCTGCCCATTCGTAACACCAACCGGGTGGTTGGCACCATGTTGGGCAGTGAGGTCACCAGACGTTACGGAGCAGCAGGGCTGCCAGAGGATACCATTCAGCTTACCTTTGAGGGATCCGCCGGCCAGAGTTTCGCTGCCTTTGTACCCAAAGGTCTAACCCTTAAACTGGTTGGAGATGCCAATGATTATCTGGGTAAAGGGCTATCCGGAGGCAAGGTCATTGTGACACCGCCAGCCAAGGCCACCTATGTACCAGAGGAAAACATCATCGTTGGTAACGTTGCCTTCTATGGCGCCACCGGTGGGGAAGCCTATATCCGGGGCATTGCCGGGGAAAGGTTCTGCGTGAGAAACAGTGGTGTGCAAGCAGTTGTGGAAGGTGTGGGTGACCACGGCTGTGAGTATATGACCGGCGGACGAGTGGTGGTATTAGGTGGTACCGGTCGCAATTTTGCAGCGGGTATGTCCGGTGGCATCGCCTATGTGCTGGATACCGAGGGAACTTTCTCCAATCGCTGCAATAAGGAAATGGTGCTCCTGGAAAAACTGGAAAATACCCAGGAAATCAAAGTAGTTCGAAGTCTTATTGAACGACATGCGAAATATACCCAGAGTACAGTGGCACAGTGGGTTTTAAATAACTGGGAAAAACTACTGCCTAAATTTGTCAGAGTAATTCCCACGGAATACAAACGCATCACGGAAAGCATAGAAAACCAAGAACCGGCTATTTCCCGGGTCAGTGGTTATTAG
- a CDS encoding glutamate synthase subunit beta produces the protein MGKPGGFMEYQRETAVTRDPIERLKDWQAFYTSLPEAKLKNQAARCMDCGTPFCHNGCPNHNLPPEWNELIYRGLWREAYYRLSKTNNFPEFTGRVCPALCEGSCTVGLIGSAVTIKDIERAIIEKAFAEGWVAPQPPAQRTGKRVAVVGSGPSGLACADQLNKAGHSVTVFERADRVGGLLMYGIPNMKLEKKYVQRRVELMTAEGVQFVTGTEVGKDYPAAQLLTDFDAVVLCGGATKPRELVVEGSKLAGVHYAVEFLGANTRSLLNSNHRDGQFISATDKDVIIIGGGDTGTDCVGTALRQGCRSVAQLEIMPQLPPTRGANNPWPEYPRIHKVDYGQQEAMAVQGDDPRHYNTMTKRIVGDELGRVKEVHTVQVEWIKNNEGRLVPQEVPGSEKIWPAQLVLIAMGFIGPEDQLLDQLGVARDERSNAKADYGKFATNLPGVFAAGDMRRGQSLVIWAINEGRGAARECDRYLMGETFLP, from the coding sequence ATGGGTAAACCTGGCGGTTTTATGGAATATCAGAGGGAAACCGCAGTTACGCGAGATCCTATAGAGAGGCTAAAGGACTGGCAAGCATTTTATACTTCCTTGCCAGAAGCAAAACTAAAAAATCAGGCAGCTCGCTGTATGGACTGCGGCACACCCTTTTGTCATAACGGCTGTCCCAATCACAACCTGCCACCGGAGTGGAACGAGCTTATCTATCGGGGTTTATGGCGGGAAGCTTACTATAGACTGAGCAAAACCAATAACTTCCCCGAGTTTACCGGCCGGGTTTGTCCGGCCCTCTGCGAAGGGTCCTGTACAGTAGGACTCATTGGCTCAGCGGTAACCATCAAGGATATTGAACGGGCCATTATCGAAAAGGCCTTTGCCGAGGGCTGGGTGGCTCCTCAACCCCCTGCCCAACGCACCGGCAAAAGGGTTGCTGTGGTTGGCTCCGGACCATCGGGCCTGGCCTGTGCAGATCAATTGAACAAGGCTGGCCATAGTGTTACTGTTTTTGAAAGGGCAGATCGTGTGGGCGGTTTGTTAATGTACGGCATACCCAATATGAAACTGGAAAAGAAATATGTCCAAAGAAGAGTGGAGCTTATGACCGCAGAGGGTGTTCAGTTTGTCACCGGTACAGAGGTGGGGAAGGATTATCCTGCTGCTCAATTGCTCACTGATTTTGACGCTGTGGTTTTATGTGGGGGCGCAACTAAGCCTCGGGAATTAGTGGTGGAAGGCAGTAAACTGGCGGGTGTTCACTATGCCGTAGAGTTCTTGGGAGCAAATACCAGGAGTCTGTTGAATTCAAATCACAGAGACGGACAATTTATTTCTGCCACAGACAAAGATGTCATCATTATTGGTGGTGGTGACACCGGCACCGATTGCGTGGGCACGGCCTTACGTCAAGGCTGCCGCAGCGTAGCCCAATTGGAGATTATGCCCCAATTACCCCCTACAAGGGGAGCCAATAATCCTTGGCCGGAATATCCGAGAATTCACAAGGTGGATTATGGCCAGCAGGAAGCCATGGCAGTACAGGGGGATGACCCCAGGCACTACAATACCATGACCAAAAGAATTGTTGGTGATGAGCTGGGACGGGTAAAAGAAGTGCATACTGTTCAGGTAGAGTGGATAAAAAATAATGAAGGACGTTTAGTACCCCAGGAAGTACCCGGCTCTGAGAAAATCTGGCCTGCTCAGTTGGTACTCATCGCCATGGGCTTTATCGGACCGGAAGATCAATTACTGGATCAACTGGGTGTGGCCAGGGATGAGCGCAGTAATGCCAAGGCAGACTACGGCAAGTTTGCCACCAATTTGCCCGGTGTTTTTGCGGCAGGGGATATGCGCCGGGGACAAAGCCTGGTGATCTGGGCTATCAACGAGGGCCGAGGTGCTGCACGGGAATGCGACCGCTATCTAATGGGTGAGACCTTTCTACCTTAA
- a CDS encoding PEP/pyruvate-binding domain-containing protein, whose product MGMHERVSTGIAGLDQIIDQLRMGDNVVWLVDNINDYKKVIAPYVAQALRDNRKVIYVRFGRHEPLLDEHPDILFFPIDAQKGFESFATAVHSLIAQEGRKTFYVFDCLTDLLEYWYSDLMIGNFFKVSCPFLYKMDALAYFAIIRNIHTYSTIAGIRETTQVLLDLYQVKQNYYVHPLKVSQRYSPTMFFPHLIQGQEAICITASSQVAELFSSINRGGEWVDYWQAIIGKAKAALALSHEQQEKTKRLLMSMLIGNKSRMFDLCDQYFTLRDVLNIAAREVGTGFIGGKSVGMLLARKILEREGQGRFTPFMEPHDSYYLGSDIFYTYIVQNGWWELRTKQKTKEGYFKYAPELREKLLQGKFPENIQEQFMQMLEYFGQSPIIVRSSSLLEDNFGNAFAGKYDSVFCVNQGSPEERYQAFEQAVRIVYASTMNEDALAYRMNRGLFDKDEQMAILVQRVSGDYYQDYFFPHVAGVGNSSNLYVWDQSVDMQAGMLRLVFGLGTRAVDRNFGDYARMVCLDKPTRLPPMNNEEQHRFSQHYVDTLSLKENLLVSKSLDEIISQDLKVDRELFAHADYQRARQLRKLGYTDVTTPYILDFHRLLTDTEFPQLMRDMLALLSKVYDYPVDIEFTANFSRDNSFKVNLLQCRPLQTRGLGKSVAIPKLLDDRDCLFSQQGNFMGGNVHLPIDYVVFVRAQAYLKLSEQEKYGVARQIGMINNALKGKNVMLIGPGRWGTTTPSLGVPVHFSELCHMSVIGEVASREGGFMPEVSYGSHFFQDLVETGIFYVAIFEGQSNVVFNPQRILEKENVLGCLLPQSEKFSEVIHIAQTDGLELFSDVVTQKVLCR is encoded by the coding sequence ATGGGTATGCATGAAAGGGTTAGTACCGGTATAGCTGGACTTGATCAAATAATCGATCAGCTCCGCATGGGAGATAATGTTGTCTGGTTGGTGGATAACATCAATGATTATAAAAAGGTGATTGCACCCTATGTCGCCCAGGCCTTGCGGGATAACAGAAAGGTAATCTATGTTCGTTTTGGTAGACACGAACCCTTGCTGGATGAGCACCCGGATATTTTATTTTTTCCCATTGACGCTCAAAAAGGTTTTGAGAGCTTTGCCACAGCGGTACACAGCTTAATAGCCCAAGAGGGCCGAAAGACCTTTTACGTCTTTGACTGTTTGACTGATTTGTTAGAATACTGGTACTCAGACTTAATGATAGGAAACTTTTTTAAGGTTTCCTGTCCCTTTTTATATAAGATGGATGCCCTGGCTTACTTTGCTATCATCAGAAATATCCATACCTACAGCACCATTGCCGGCATTCGTGAAACCACCCAGGTCTTACTGGATTTATATCAAGTTAAGCAAAATTATTATGTTCACCCCCTTAAGGTTAGTCAGCGTTATTCACCAACGATGTTTTTCCCTCATTTAATACAGGGGCAGGAGGCTATCTGCATCACTGCCAGTTCCCAGGTGGCTGAGCTGTTTTCCAGCATTAATCGAGGCGGGGAATGGGTGGATTATTGGCAGGCAATTATAGGTAAAGCTAAAGCAGCCCTAGCTCTCAGCCATGAGCAGCAGGAAAAAACCAAAAGACTTTTAATGTCCATGCTCATTGGCAATAAATCGAGAATGTTTGACCTCTGCGATCAATACTTTACCTTAAGGGATGTCCTTAACATTGCAGCCAGAGAGGTAGGTACCGGCTTTATTGGCGGTAAAAGTGTTGGTATGCTATTGGCCAGAAAAATCTTAGAGAGAGAAGGGCAGGGCCGTTTTACCCCTTTTATGGAGCCCCACGACTCCTATTACCTTGGTTCGGACATTTTTTACACCTATATTGTCCAAAACGGCTGGTGGGAGCTGCGCACCAAGCAAAAAACCAAGGAGGGCTACTTTAAATATGCCCCGGAGTTAAGGGAAAAGCTTTTACAAGGCAAGTTTCCGGAAAACATTCAGGAACAATTTATGCAAATGTTGGAGTATTTTGGGCAATCGCCAATTATTGTCCGCTCGAGCTCCTTACTGGAGGATAATTTTGGCAACGCCTTTGCGGGTAAATACGACAGTGTTTTTTGTGTTAATCAAGGTAGTCCCGAGGAACGTTATCAAGCCTTTGAACAGGCGGTACGCATCGTTTATGCCAGTACCATGAATGAGGATGCCCTGGCCTACCGCATGAACAGAGGACTTTTTGATAAAGATGAGCAAATGGCTATTTTGGTCCAGCGTGTTTCCGGGGATTATTATCAAGATTACTTTTTTCCCCATGTGGCAGGTGTGGGAAACTCTTCTAACCTATACGTTTGGGATCAAAGTGTGGATATGCAGGCAGGCATGCTTCGTTTGGTATTTGGCCTGGGGACCAGGGCGGTAGACAGAAATTTCGGAGATTATGCAAGAATGGTCTGTTTAGATAAGCCTACCCGCCTGCCCCCCATGAATAACGAAGAACAACATAGATTCTCGCAACATTATGTTGATACACTCTCCTTAAAGGAAAATCTCTTAGTCAGCAAAAGTCTGGATGAAATAATATCACAGGATTTAAAGGTAGACCGGGAACTTTTTGCCCATGCGGACTATCAAAGGGCCCGGCAACTGCGCAAGCTTGGCTATACCGATGTCACAACTCCTTATATTCTGGATTTTCACAGATTACTGACAGATACCGAGTTTCCCCAACTAATGAGAGATATGCTAGCTTTGCTGTCCAAGGTCTATGATTACCCTGTGGATATAGAGTTTACCGCAAATTTCTCCCGGGACAACAGCTTTAAAGTTAATTTGCTCCAGTGTCGCCCCTTACAGACCAGGGGTTTAGGCAAATCGGTGGCAATACCCAAGCTATTGGATGATAGGGATTGCCTCTTTTCTCAGCAAGGTAATTTTATGGGGGGCAATGTGCATTTACCCATAGATTATGTTGTCTTTGTGCGGGCACAGGCCTATCTCAAGCTTTCCGAACAGGAAAAATACGGGGTTGCCCGACAAATTGGTATGATTAACAACGCTCTCAAAGGAAAAAATGTTATGCTCATAGGACCAGGCAGATGGGGAACCACAACACCCTCCCTGGGTGTGCCGGTTCATTTTTCGGAGTTATGTCATATGTCGGTTATTGGTGAGGTAGCTTCCCGGGAGGGTGGCTTTATGCCCGAGGTATCCTATGGCAGCCATTTCTTTCAAGATTTAGTGGAAACGGGTATTTTTTATGTGGCCATCTTTGAGGGACAAAGTAATGTTGTTTTCAACCCCCAGCGGATTTTAGAAAAGGAAAATGTTCTAGGGTGCCTGCTGCCCCAAAGTGAAAAATTCTCAGAAGTAATCCACATTGCCCAGACCGACGGCCTGGAATTATTTTCTGATGTGGTTACGCAGAAGGTATTATGTAGATAA
- a CDS encoding DUF2269 family protein, which yields MKKLGLTGKAWLKGFHIFCACSWIGAAISMLLLSFLRKQITNGDELWAFNACVKFIDDFIIIPSAVGCLITGILFSCLTNWGFFKFRWIIVKYVINIGAILFGTFYLGTWVNGMEAISNVERLAALQNDTYLQYAKLHFNFGSIQVFLLIVAAFLSVFKPWGKRG from the coding sequence ATGAAAAAACTAGGTTTGACAGGCAAGGCATGGTTAAAGGGATTTCATATCTTTTGTGCCTGTTCATGGATTGGAGCGGCAATATCCATGCTGCTACTTTCCTTTTTAAGAAAGCAAATTACAAATGGTGATGAACTTTGGGCCTTTAACGCTTGTGTAAAATTTATTGATGACTTTATCATTATCCCTTCAGCAGTGGGTTGTTTAATAACCGGCATTTTGTTTTCCTGCTTAACCAACTGGGGCTTCTTTAAATTTCGCTGGATTATTGTTAAATATGTGATAAACATTGGGGCGATTTTGTTTGGTACCTTTTACCTTGGCACCTGGGTAAATGGGATGGAAGCTATCTCTAATGTTGAACGTCTGGCAGCACTGCAAAATGATACTTATTTACAATATGCCAAATTACACTTTAATTTTGGTTCCATTCAAGTATTTCTTCTGATTGTAGCAGCTTTTCTTTCTGTCTTTAAACCATGGGGTAAAAGGGGATAA
- a CDS encoding sulfite exporter TauE/SafE family protein, giving the protein MHFPVSGVDVLPIIPPLVAFLVSSLTASAGVSGAFLLLPFQMSVLNYTSPSVSPTNLIYNIVAIPGGLYRFIKEGRMAWPLTWAVVIGTLPGVFVGAWVRIRYLPDPKAFKVFVGFVLLYLGYRLLSDLFGWNKKVQEQNKIMKKKFAEQVAKMKEENSSRLAAGLPAEAVVKTKRVSWQKIEYEFWGETYSFSGIAILTLSLGVGLIGGIYGIGGGAIISPFCVAVLGLPIYTVAGAALAGTFITSIAGVIYYHLLAMSNVAAGAAVAPDWALGALFGIGGLLGTYVGARIQKFLPDKIIKIVLTMLIMYLALNYIGQYFFN; this is encoded by the coding sequence ATGCATTTTCCTGTTTCCGGTGTGGATGTGCTACCCATTATACCACCGCTGGTAGCCTTTCTTGTGTCTTCCCTGACGGCTTCTGCCGGGGTATCCGGCGCTTTCCTTTTACTACCATTCCAGATGAGTGTGTTAAACTATACCAGCCCTTCGGTGAGTCCCACTAATTTAATATACAACATCGTTGCTATCCCTGGCGGTCTTTACCGGTTTATCAAAGAGGGCCGCATGGCCTGGCCCTTAACCTGGGCTGTGGTCATTGGCACTTTACCCGGTGTTTTCGTAGGTGCCTGGGTGCGTATTCGTTACTTGCCGGACCCTAAAGCCTTTAAGGTATTTGTCGGTTTTGTTTTATTGTACCTGGGTTATCGACTGTTATCCGATTTATTTGGGTGGAACAAGAAGGTTCAGGAACAAAATAAAATTATGAAAAAGAAGTTTGCTGAACAGGTGGCCAAGATGAAGGAGGAAAACTCCAGTCGTTTGGCTGCTGGATTACCTGCGGAAGCAGTGGTAAAAACCAAGAGAGTCTCTTGGCAAAAGATTGAATATGAATTTTGGGGTGAAACCTACTCTTTCAGTGGCATCGCCATTTTAACCCTGTCCCTCGGGGTGGGATTAATTGGCGGTATCTATGGTATTGGTGGCGGCGCCATTATCTCTCCCTTTTGCGTAGCTGTGCTGGGCCTGCCCATTTATACTGTGGCCGGAGCGGCCTTAGCCGGTACTTTCATAACCTCCATTGCTGGGGTAATTTACTATCATCTACTGGCGATGAGCAATGTGGCAGCCGGTGCTGCGGTGGCCCCTGACTGGGCGCTGGGAGCTCTCTTTGGTATTGGTGGTCTGTTGGGAACTTATGTAGGTGCGCGTATCCAGAAATTCTTACCGGACAAAATTATTAAGATTGTCCTCACCATGCTGATTATGTACCTGGCCCTAAATTACATCGGTCAGTATTTCTTCAACTAG
- a CDS encoding TetR/AcrR family transcriptional regulator — protein MADNPMDKRVIRTKRLIRDVFTELMGEIGFEAITVKELTTKADINRGTFYLHYKDKHDLLEQSKEQIITEINDILNIARHLTLEETLQYYSNYEPPPFLIKLFNYIYQNSSFMKVMLGPKGDPSFQVKMKEVFRIKMLANMEEKLTKEQMMVPPDCLSAYVTSAFLGVIQYWLESGMKESPRDMALALLKITYLGPFAVSGFFNNSKS, from the coding sequence ATGGCAGATAACCCCATGGACAAACGAGTTATTCGCACGAAACGTTTGATCCGTGATGTTTTTACGGAATTAATGGGGGAAATAGGGTTCGAAGCAATTACCGTGAAGGAACTAACTACCAAAGCGGATATTAACCGAGGAACATTTTATTTGCATTACAAAGATAAACATGATCTGCTGGAGCAAAGTAAGGAGCAGATTATCACAGAAATCAATGATATTTTAAATATCGCCCGGCATCTTACTTTAGAGGAAACATTGCAGTATTACTCTAATTACGAACCACCTCCATTTCTCATCAAGCTATTTAATTACATATATCAAAACTCCTCCTTTATGAAAGTAATGCTAGGACCAAAGGGCGATCCTTCCTTTCAGGTAAAGATGAAAGAGGTATTCAGAATAAAAATGCTGGCCAATATGGAGGAAAAATTAACAAAAGAACAAATGATGGTTCCGCCAGACTGTCTATCTGCTTATGTTACTTCAGCCTTCCTAGGGGTTATCCAATACTGGTTAGAAAGTGGCATGAAGGAATCGCCCCGGGATATGGCGCTGGCTTTATTAAAAATCACCTATTTAGGGCCATTTGCTGTTTCAGGCTTCTTCAATAACTCTAAATCATAG